A single window of Myxococcales bacterium DNA harbors:
- a CDS encoding PASTA domain-containing protein, which yields MNSLDTPRGRYIRLRMGLLCGMLALGLGVVVSAGFDLMVTDGPAWRELAERQRQRRLHVTPKRGTIYDRNKSALAVSVEVPSVSLDAVELLRNVPAQQLPVVARDAANRIGQALGLDPALVERKILKKRRFTWLKRQITADEAEKIRALGSKEGGGGKPVRGLVVEGEGRRYYPRRELAGPLLGFVAPDGEGKDGFEYTMNQELKGHAEQLRGLRDRSGRLLFSDGIQDEQALAGHNIELTLDQGIQFTAERELAAAARTFEAAGGSVIVVDPWTGEVLAMASWPGYNPNDYGDSEPASRRDRGVNDSFEPGSTMKMFTIAAGLSAGVITADQKLYCEKGMMPVDNVVIRDTHPAGWLTIAQVLAVSSNICAAKVGLGLGGDKLYDSLLRFGFGLPAGVSLPGESSGTLRPRGRPWVQVETAAASFGQGISVNNLQLAMAAAAIANGGELMEPILIKRVTTATGEVVRESAPRVRRRVIQKRVAQTITELMIAVTEGEGTGLAAAIDGYEVAGKTATAQKTDPATGRYSLDKYIASFVGYVPAKKPVVAISVIVDEPMVEHAGGAVAAPIFRRVAQAALKYKGLTAATRDRVDVAELGVKPDRANLAYALLREARGKKPSVQEGVAMGGPVPAGKVRVPDMTGWPARAAIRQAIELGVSPRVSGSGLCAKQEPPPGGIVDKGASITLVFEPAS from the coding sequence GTGAACAGCCTCGACACACCGCGCGGCCGTTACATCCGACTTCGCATGGGCCTCCTGTGCGGGATGCTCGCGCTCGGCCTGGGCGTCGTCGTTTCGGCCGGCTTCGACCTGATGGTCACCGACGGCCCCGCCTGGCGCGAGCTCGCGGAGCGCCAACGCCAGCGCCGCCTGCACGTCACGCCAAAGCGCGGCACGATCTACGACCGAAACAAGAGCGCGCTCGCGGTCAGCGTCGAGGTTCCCAGCGTGAGCCTCGACGCCGTCGAGCTCCTGCGCAACGTGCCGGCGCAGCAGCTCCCGGTCGTCGCGCGCGATGCAGCGAACCGCATCGGCCAGGCGCTCGGTCTGGATCCGGCGCTGGTCGAGCGCAAGATCCTGAAGAAGCGGCGTTTCACCTGGCTGAAGCGCCAGATCACCGCGGACGAGGCGGAGAAGATCCGCGCCCTGGGCAGCAAGGAGGGCGGCGGTGGCAAACCGGTGCGCGGGCTGGTCGTCGAGGGTGAAGGCCGTCGCTACTACCCGCGGCGAGAGCTGGCGGGTCCGCTGCTTGGCTTCGTCGCGCCCGATGGCGAGGGCAAGGACGGCTTCGAGTACACCATGAACCAGGAGCTCAAGGGGCACGCGGAGCAACTGCGTGGACTCCGCGATCGCTCGGGGCGCTTGCTGTTCTCCGACGGCATTCAAGACGAGCAGGCCCTCGCGGGTCACAACATCGAGCTGACGCTGGATCAGGGCATTCAGTTCACTGCCGAGCGGGAGCTGGCGGCGGCGGCGCGCACCTTCGAAGCCGCGGGCGGCAGTGTGATCGTCGTCGATCCCTGGACCGGTGAGGTGCTCGCGATGGCGAGCTGGCCCGGCTACAACCCGAACGACTACGGCGACAGTGAGCCTGCCTCACGGCGCGATCGCGGTGTGAACGACTCGTTCGAGCCCGGCTCGACCATGAAGATGTTCACGATCGCGGCGGGCCTGTCCGCTGGTGTGATCACCGCGGACCAGAAGCTCTACTGCGAGAAGGGCATGATGCCCGTGGACAACGTCGTCATCCGCGACACCCACCCGGCGGGTTGGCTGACCATCGCCCAGGTCCTGGCGGTGTCGTCGAACATCTGTGCAGCCAAGGTGGGGCTGGGGCTCGGCGGCGACAAACTCTACGACTCGCTGCTGCGCTTCGGCTTCGGCCTGCCTGCGGGGGTGTCCCTTCCGGGTGAGTCCAGCGGCACCCTGCGTCCGCGCGGGCGGCCCTGGGTCCAGGTGGAGACCGCCGCGGCGTCGTTCGGTCAAGGCATCAGCGTCAACAACCTGCAGCTGGCAATGGCCGCCGCGGCCATCGCCAACGGCGGTGAGCTGATGGAGCCGATCTTGATCAAGCGCGTGACGACGGCGACCGGCGAAGTGGTGCGCGAGTCGGCTCCGCGCGTGCGCCGCCGGGTGATCCAGAAGCGCGTCGCACAGACCATCACCGAGCTCATGATCGCCGTCACCGAGGGCGAGGGCACGGGTCTCGCTGCGGCCATCGACGGCTACGAGGTCGCTGGCAAGACTGCCACCGCCCAGAAGACGGACCCCGCGACCGGACGTTATTCCCTCGACAAGTACATCGCGAGCTTCGTGGGCTACGTGCCAGCGAAGAAGCCCGTCGTGGCCATCAGCGTGATCGTCGATGAGCCGATGGTGGAGCACGCGGGCGGTGCGGTCGCCGCGCCGATCTTCCGCCGAGTCGCGCAGGCCGCGCTCAAGTACAAAGGTCTCACCGCCGCGACCCGCGACCGGGTCGACGTCGCCGAGCTGGGTGTGAAGCCGGATCGCGCGAACCTGGCCTACGCATTGCTCAGGGAAGCTCGGGGCAAAAAGCCGTCGGTACAGGAGGGCGTGGCCATGGGTGGGCCGGTCCCGGCAGGCAAGGTGCGAGTACCGGACATGACGGGCTGGCCGGCGCGCGCCGCCATTCGTCAGGCCATCGAGCTCGGGGTCTCGCCGCGGGTGTCGGGCAGCGGCCTGTGCGCCAAGCAGGAGCCTCCGCCCGGGGGCATCGTCGACAAAGGCGCGAGCATCACGCTCGTGTTCGAGCCCGCTTCATGA
- a CDS encoding UDP-N-acetylmuramoyl-L-alanyl-D-glutamate--2,6-diaminopimelate ligase produces the protein MTQSAMVSDTPVPGLKLGELARELDGARVIGKDDVRVVDVRQDSRRVSAGDLFAARSGGRADGATFVSDAVARGAAAIMIERGVALPDVALPIVEVSNVQRAIAFAAEAVHHHPSRAVSVVGITGTNGKTTTSYLATEAVTAAGGRAGRLGTLGFAFGADVSDSGLTTPEADEVTRLVARVRDRGGSQLVMEASSHALASYRVEAIEFAVGVFTNLTQDHLDFHGSMPEYAAAKLRLFTELAPRVAVVNLDDPFGARVVEATKARVLRVKKSARGADVYPTELVEDARGIRGRVHLPSGEVAFESRLVGAHNVDNLLAALAIVEALGLDVARAAASLGSAPSVPGRLERCDAPDDDVLVLVDYAHTPDALERVLLTCRGLTTGELICVFGCGGDRDRAKRPKMGDAVGRLATRAIVTNDNPRSEEPAAIAEAIVAGLAPHDTPFEVELDRSQAIERAVLSAKPGDVVLIAGKGHEPYQLIGAERRAFDDRDEARRALALRRGGGRS, from the coding sequence ATGACGCAGTCCGCCATGGTCTCCGACACTCCCGTCCCTGGTCTGAAGCTCGGTGAGCTCGCTCGCGAGCTCGACGGCGCGCGGGTCATCGGGAAGGACGACGTGCGGGTCGTGGACGTGCGCCAGGACTCGCGCCGCGTCTCTGCCGGCGATCTGTTCGCTGCGCGCTCGGGGGGACGCGCCGACGGCGCAACGTTCGTGAGCGACGCCGTCGCGCGAGGCGCTGCAGCCATCATGATCGAACGCGGCGTCGCGCTGCCTGACGTCGCGCTGCCGATCGTCGAGGTCTCGAACGTGCAGCGCGCCATCGCATTTGCCGCCGAGGCCGTTCACCATCACCCGTCTCGCGCGGTGAGTGTGGTGGGGATCACCGGGACCAACGGCAAGACCACCACGTCGTACCTGGCCACCGAGGCCGTGACGGCGGCGGGTGGGCGCGCCGGGAGGCTTGGCACCCTTGGTTTTGCTTTCGGCGCCGACGTCTCGGACTCCGGCCTCACCACCCCCGAGGCCGACGAGGTCACTCGGCTCGTGGCCCGCGTCCGCGATCGGGGCGGCAGTCAGCTGGTGATGGAGGCCTCGAGCCACGCGCTCGCGAGCTACCGCGTCGAGGCCATCGAGTTCGCGGTCGGTGTGTTCACCAACCTGACGCAGGACCACCTGGATTTTCACGGCAGCATGCCAGAGTACGCGGCCGCAAAGCTGCGGCTCTTCACGGAGCTCGCGCCGCGCGTCGCCGTCGTGAACCTGGACGATCCCTTTGGCGCACGGGTCGTCGAGGCAACGAAGGCGCGGGTGCTTCGCGTGAAGAAGTCGGCGCGCGGCGCCGACGTTTACCCAACTGAGCTCGTGGAAGATGCGCGCGGCATCCGCGGACGAGTGCACCTGCCTTCCGGCGAGGTTGCCTTCGAGAGTCGCCTGGTCGGCGCACACAACGTCGACAACCTGCTCGCGGCCCTGGCCATCGTCGAGGCTCTGGGCCTGGATGTGGCGCGCGCGGCCGCGTCTCTCGGCTCGGCGCCCTCCGTTCCGGGACGCCTCGAGCGCTGTGACGCCCCCGATGACGACGTGCTCGTGTTGGTCGACTACGCCCACACCCCCGACGCCCTGGAGCGGGTGCTTCTGACCTGTCGCGGTCTGACGACGGGAGAGCTGATCTGTGTCTTCGGCTGCGGGGGAGATCGCGACCGAGCCAAGCGCCCGAAGATGGGGGATGCCGTCGGCCGCCTCGCGACGCGGGCCATCGTCACCAACGACAACCCGCGCTCCGAGGAGCCCGCTGCCATCGCTGAGGCCATCGTAGCGGGACTCGCGCCGCACGACACGCCCTTCGAGGTCGAGCTCGATCGCTCGCAGGCCATCGAGCGCGCGGTGCTCTCCGCGAAACCCGGCGACGTGGTGCTCATCGCGGGCAAGGGCCACGAGCCCTACCAGCTCATCGGCGCCGAGCGCCGCGCCTTCGATGATCGTGACGAAGCACGCCGAGCGCTGGCGCTCAGGCGCGGTGGGGGCAGATCCTGA
- the murF gene encoding UDP-N-acetylmuramoyl-tripeptide--D-alanyl-D-alanine ligase produces the protein MATPIPENFAELRLDELCLATGGALVAGAVAGAVDGVRGVTTDSRADVSGRLFVALSGEHFDGHAFVADVARRGARAVLVERDVDVPADVAVIRVRDTLAALGGIARFHRQRWDGTLVAVAGSAGKTTTKGAVSALLEAVHPGAVHSEPGNLNNLVGVPMVLLGMTEQHRSAVVELGTNQLGEVARLAHIAQADVGVVTLIAIEHSEGLGDLDSIEAEEAALFDALEVDAVAIGNADDARVERRLEATHAKTKRRYGARALADYRVVSRALSSLNRSELVIERPQGPALSLTTGLLGEPGALAVAAGVAVAETVNGGPLSPAALQSALDALGAGESGRLVPVELGDGSIVIDDSYNANPASVLSSARTALEIASSRSARLLLVVGEMRELGPLSVSEHREVGRALAELGAARLIAVAGDANHLAEAAGADATFVADADAALRLVLSELRPGDVVLVKASRGVRAERVVEGLIRAKGRAA, from the coding sequence ATGGCGACCCCCATCCCCGAGAACTTCGCCGAGCTGCGCTTGGACGAGCTGTGCCTGGCAACGGGTGGAGCGCTCGTCGCCGGTGCCGTCGCCGGCGCAGTCGACGGCGTGCGCGGCGTGACCACCGACTCCCGCGCCGACGTCAGCGGCAGGCTGTTCGTGGCGCTCTCGGGTGAGCACTTCGACGGCCACGCGTTCGTGGCGGATGTCGCGCGCCGCGGCGCGCGCGCCGTGCTCGTCGAGCGCGATGTCGACGTGCCGGCTGACGTCGCCGTCATCCGGGTGCGAGACACGCTCGCGGCTCTCGGGGGCATCGCTCGTTTTCACCGCCAGCGCTGGGATGGCACCCTGGTCGCCGTCGCGGGCTCCGCCGGCAAGACGACGACCAAAGGCGCGGTCAGTGCGCTGCTCGAAGCGGTGCACCCGGGTGCGGTCCACTCCGAGCCCGGCAACCTCAACAACCTGGTCGGTGTGCCGATGGTGTTGCTGGGCATGACGGAGCAACACCGGAGCGCGGTGGTCGAGCTCGGCACCAACCAGCTGGGTGAGGTCGCGCGACTTGCTCACATCGCCCAGGCGGACGTCGGCGTCGTCACGCTGATTGCCATCGAACACTCCGAGGGTCTCGGTGATCTCGACTCAATCGAGGCGGAGGAGGCGGCGCTCTTCGACGCGCTCGAGGTCGACGCCGTCGCCATCGGCAACGCGGACGACGCGCGCGTCGAGCGCCGGCTCGAGGCCACGCATGCCAAGACCAAGCGCAGGTATGGCGCCCGCGCTCTTGCCGATTACCGCGTGGTCTCGCGGGCGCTGTCGTCGCTCAATCGCAGTGAGCTCGTCATCGAGCGACCGCAGGGTCCCGCGCTCAGTCTGACGACCGGTCTCCTCGGAGAGCCGGGCGCGCTCGCCGTCGCGGCCGGAGTTGCCGTCGCCGAAACGGTGAACGGCGGCCCGCTCTCGCCGGCGGCGCTCCAGTCCGCCCTCGATGCGCTCGGCGCGGGGGAGTCGGGGCGACTGGTCCCCGTCGAGCTCGGCGATGGCAGCATCGTCATCGACGACAGCTACAACGCGAACCCCGCCAGTGTGCTGTCGTCCGCGCGCACAGCCCTGGAAATCGCCAGCTCCCGCTCGGCCCGTCTGCTGCTCGTGGTCGGCGAGATGCGCGAGCTCGGCCCGCTCAGTGTGAGTGAGCACCGCGAGGTCGGTCGTGCGCTGGCGGAGCTGGGTGCGGCCCGTCTGATCGCCGTTGCCGGCGACGCGAACCACCTGGCAGAGGCCGCCGGCGCCGACGCGACCTTCGTCGCCGACGCCGACGCCGCTCTCCGCCTCGTGCTCTCGGAGCTTCGCCCCGGCGACGTCGTGCTGGTCAAAGCGTCGCGGGGTGTCCGGGCCGAGCGGGTGGTCGAAGGCCTCATCCGGGCGAAGGGCAGGGCGGCGTGA
- a CDS encoding phospho-N-acetylmuramoyl-pentapeptide-transferase, which translates to MIYELFYPLSSKYGWAGALNVLRYTPFRAIMSTITAMVLCFVLAPWFIRKLQTKQIGQVIRDEGPESHKIKAGTPTMGGALILLAVLVPTALWADVKNVFVLATTVVTAGYGAIGYLDDRLKIEGKSSKGLPGRYKLMGQFVIGGGALGYLFLGEGKLPVDWLAIRARLSIPFLAFDKHPIELPLWAYFVFALLVVVGTSNAVNLTDGLDGLAIGPVMISAGTYVVWAYIAGAVLFGRPVAGYLHIAGIPEMSELAVFGAAVIGAGIGFLWYNTYPAQVFMGDVGSLSLGGGLGMLAVLTKNELLSVLLGGIFVVEAASVITQVVSFKLFKKRVFLMAPIHHHFEKKGWPEPRIIVRFWIIAILLALVSLSSLKLR; encoded by the coding sequence GTGATCTACGAGCTGTTCTACCCGCTGTCCTCGAAGTACGGCTGGGCCGGCGCGCTCAACGTGCTCCGGTACACACCCTTCCGCGCGATCATGTCGACGATCACGGCGATGGTGCTGTGTTTCGTGCTGGCGCCCTGGTTCATCCGCAAGCTCCAGACCAAACAGATCGGCCAGGTCATTCGTGACGAGGGCCCCGAGTCACACAAGATCAAGGCCGGCACGCCCACCATGGGCGGCGCGCTGATCTTGCTCGCGGTGCTGGTGCCGACGGCGCTCTGGGCCGACGTGAAGAACGTGTTCGTGCTCGCGACCACCGTCGTCACCGCCGGGTACGGCGCCATCGGTTACCTGGACGACCGCCTCAAGATCGAGGGCAAGAGCTCGAAGGGTCTGCCCGGCCGCTACAAACTCATGGGGCAGTTCGTGATCGGCGGCGGCGCCCTCGGTTACCTGTTCCTCGGTGAGGGCAAACTTCCGGTCGATTGGCTGGCGATTCGAGCTCGCCTCTCCATTCCGTTCTTGGCCTTCGACAAACACCCCATCGAGCTGCCGCTCTGGGCCTACTTCGTGTTCGCGCTGCTGGTCGTCGTGGGCACTAGCAACGCGGTGAACCTCACTGACGGCCTCGACGGCCTGGCCATTGGCCCCGTGATGATCAGCGCCGGCACCTACGTGGTGTGGGCGTACATCGCCGGCGCGGTGCTGTTCGGGCGCCCGGTCGCCGGCTACCTGCACATCGCGGGCATTCCGGAGATGAGTGAGCTGGCGGTGTTCGGCGCGGCGGTGATCGGCGCAGGAATCGGTTTCCTTTGGTACAACACCTATCCCGCCCAAGTGTTCATGGGAGACGTGGGTTCGCTCTCGCTCGGCGGCGGCCTCGGCATGCTCGCGGTGCTCACCAAGAACGAGCTCCTGAGTGTGTTGCTCGGCGGGATCTTCGTGGTGGAGGCCGCCAGTGTCATCACCCAGGTCGTGAGCTTCAAGCTGTTCAAGAAGCGCGTCTTCTTGATGGCCCCCATCCACCATCACTTCGAAAAAAAGGGCTGGCCGGAGCCGCGCATCATCGTGCGGTTCTGGATCATCGCCATTTTGCTCGCGCTCGTGTCGCTGAGCTCACTCAAGCTGAGGTGA
- the murD gene encoding UDP-N-acetylmuramoyl-L-alanine--D-glutamate ligase — MIVVGLGKSGVSAARLCQRLGANVLGTDSATAERLPKELPDLGIELTLGGHRGVAFDKADLCVVSPGVPPLEELSRAEQAGVAVIGEMELAARFITQPIVAVGGTNGKSTTTTLIARMLEAAGQRIFAGANLGAPACDAVGGDFDTVVFEVSSFQLERAPMFRPKVSVLLNISEDHLDRYPSFVEYARAKGNAFVNQTPADFAVVPEGDAACAEQAQRGRGKRVTFGPDGDFALSARAVVERATAEQHSLTGIDLHGRHNLENAAAAIAAVRCLGVESKAIRAGLEAFHPLHHRMALIAELDGVRFYDDSKGTNVGASVTALRGLEEPCAVLIAGGRDKLGGYTELVAALSEKGRAVVLIGEAADRIAAAVGSAVPVARAGSMLDAVRAAKALARSGDAVLLSPACSSYDMFENYVDRGRQFAAAVHALGREETGT; from the coding sequence GTGATCGTGGTCGGCCTCGGCAAGAGCGGAGTCTCGGCCGCACGTCTGTGCCAGCGGCTCGGCGCGAACGTGCTCGGCACGGACTCGGCGACGGCGGAGCGGTTGCCGAAGGAGCTGCCGGACCTCGGGATCGAGCTCACGCTCGGCGGTCACCGAGGCGTCGCCTTCGACAAAGCGGACCTGTGTGTGGTGTCCCCCGGCGTGCCGCCTCTCGAGGAGCTCTCCCGCGCGGAGCAGGCCGGTGTCGCCGTGATCGGCGAGATGGAGCTCGCGGCGCGCTTCATCACCCAGCCCATCGTGGCGGTGGGTGGCACCAACGGCAAGAGCACGACGACCACGCTGATCGCGCGCATGCTCGAGGCCGCGGGGCAGCGCATCTTCGCCGGCGCCAACCTGGGCGCGCCCGCCTGTGACGCGGTCGGTGGTGACTTCGACACGGTGGTGTTCGAGGTCTCCAGCTTCCAGCTCGAGCGCGCGCCGATGTTCCGGCCGAAGGTCAGCGTGCTGCTCAACATCAGCGAAGACCACCTCGATCGATATCCGAGCTTCGTCGAGTACGCACGGGCCAAGGGCAACGCCTTCGTGAACCAGACGCCCGCGGACTTTGCCGTCGTTCCCGAGGGAGATGCGGCGTGCGCCGAGCAAGCGCAGCGCGGTCGAGGCAAACGAGTGACCTTCGGCCCCGACGGCGACTTTGCGCTGAGCGCTCGCGCCGTCGTCGAGCGCGCGACCGCAGAGCAGCACTCGCTCACCGGCATCGATCTGCACGGTCGACACAACCTGGAGAACGCCGCGGCGGCCATCGCAGCCGTGCGCTGCCTCGGGGTCGAGAGCAAGGCCATCCGCGCCGGCCTCGAGGCCTTTCACCCGCTGCACCACCGCATGGCCTTGATCGCCGAGCTCGATGGGGTGCGCTTCTATGACGACTCGAAGGGCACGAACGTCGGTGCGAGTGTGACGGCCTTGCGTGGGCTCGAAGAACCCTGTGCGGTGCTGATCGCCGGTGGTCGCGACAAACTCGGGGGGTACACCGAGCTGGTCGCCGCGCTCTCGGAAAAAGGCCGCGCTGTCGTGCTCATCGGCGAGGCGGCGGACCGCATCGCGGCGGCCGTCGGCTCAGCCGTGCCGGTGGCTCGCGCCGGCAGCATGCTCGACGCGGTGCGCGCTGCGAAGGCGCTCGCTCGGTCCGGAGACGCGGTGCTGCTCTCTCCCGCCTGCTCCAGCTACGACATGTTCGAGAACTACGTCGACCGCGGCCGGCAATTTGCGGCCGCGGTGCACGCCCTAGGCCGAGAGGAGACCGGCACATGA
- the ftsW gene encoding putative lipid II flippase FtsW, with amino-acid sequence MNALRKWLAPTERTGPVDVVLGAIVVGLIGFGVVMVYSASVIEATVVFRDAQYFLKRQAMFGGAALILIGVLSRIDYHRLRPLTYPILAGVAGLLVLSVIGFGHSGGGATRWLRLGPIHVQPSEAAKLALVLWLAYSLEKKREQVKSFSVGLLPHLLMAGGLMLLCLKQPDFGGAVVLLFLTFTLLFVAGARLGYLLGVAMLGALAAAWLVRFTSYRWERMLAWFYMNEHRQDLAYQPFQAVMSFGSGQTTGLGLGRGLQVLYLPEAHTDFIAAIIGEELGFIGVLALAAAFLVIVLRGIRAALSAPDDYGSYIAFGISMLFGIQAVANLAVAMAILPTKGLTLPFVSYGGSSLLVNAAAMGILLNITRQRAGRANQRVAEGGPKPEASAMLVSEAGFAEEDEPPKKRARRSAPVEAAS; translated from the coding sequence ATGAACGCGCTCAGGAAGTGGCTCGCGCCCACCGAACGGACCGGGCCGGTCGACGTCGTGCTCGGCGCCATCGTGGTCGGTCTGATCGGTTTTGGTGTGGTCATGGTCTACAGCGCCAGTGTCATCGAAGCGACAGTGGTGTTTCGTGACGCGCAGTACTTCCTGAAGCGCCAGGCCATGTTCGGCGGTGCCGCGTTGATCCTGATCGGGGTGCTGTCGCGCATCGACTATCACCGCCTGCGCCCGCTGACGTATCCGATCCTCGCTGGGGTCGCCGGTCTGCTGGTGCTCTCCGTGATCGGTTTTGGTCACTCTGGCGGCGGCGCGACGCGCTGGCTGCGCCTCGGCCCCATTCACGTGCAGCCGTCGGAGGCGGCCAAACTCGCGCTGGTATTGTGGCTGGCCTATTCGCTGGAAAAGAAGCGCGAGCAGGTGAAGTCCTTCTCGGTCGGCCTCTTGCCTCACCTGCTCATGGCGGGCGGGCTGATGCTGCTCTGCCTCAAACAACCGGACTTCGGCGGCGCCGTCGTTTTGTTGTTCCTCACGTTCACGCTGCTCTTCGTCGCGGGTGCCCGACTCGGATACCTGCTGGGTGTCGCCATGCTCGGCGCGCTCGCCGCGGCGTGGCTCGTGCGCTTCACCAGCTACCGCTGGGAGCGCATGCTGGCCTGGTTCTACATGAACGAGCACCGGCAGGATCTGGCGTACCAGCCGTTCCAGGCCGTGATGAGCTTCGGCTCCGGTCAGACCACGGGTCTTGGTCTCGGTCGTGGTCTGCAGGTGCTCTACCTGCCGGAGGCCCACACCGACTTCATTGCCGCCATCATCGGCGAGGAGCTCGGGTTCATCGGTGTCTTGGCCCTGGCCGCGGCGTTCCTCGTGATCGTCTTGCGGGGGATCCGCGCCGCCTTGTCCGCGCCCGACGACTACGGCTCCTACATCGCGTTCGGCATCTCGATGTTGTTCGGGATCCAGGCCGTCGCGAACCTCGCGGTTGCCATGGCCATCCTGCCGACGAAGGGCCTGACCTTGCCCTTCGTCAGCTACGGCGGCTCGTCGCTCCTGGTGAACGCGGCGGCGATGGGGATCCTGCTCAACATCACGCGGCAGCGAGCGGGCCGCGCCAATCAACGCGTCGCCGAGGGCGGACCCAAACCCGAAGCCAGTGCGATGCTCGTCTCCGAAGCCGGGTTCGCCGAAGAAGACGAGCCGCCCAAGAAGCGCGCGCGTCGCTCCGCACCGGTGGAGGCTGCGTCGTGA
- the murG gene encoding undecaprenyldiphospho-muramoylpentapeptide beta-N-acetylglucosaminyltransferase: MLAGGGTGGHVFPLIAVADELRRLAPDVRVVFVGTERGMEVKLVPARGYELELLSVLPIRGSGALGAVRGVWRALRTIPEANQLLRRHTPRAVLSIGGYAAGPISVAARVSRVPLALIEPNSVMGLANRLTVPLVRRAYVAFPRAERHFGRGTALATGVPIRAGFEPRAYRRGDGPLSVLVIGGSQGAKSLNETVPAALARVKSSLQVTHQCGAAHVEQVRASYEAATPSFDWNVTPFIDDMPATLASADLVISRAGASAVSEIAAVGRAALFIPYPFAAGDHQRYNAETLASAGAAVSVAATDATVERLANEIERMASAPSVLEAMAAAAASWGRPPRPGPSPSICSSSRASLRSESTASIAEKSSEAARRRSQPLPGDARMNGARLSIFPGDRSAPAGGRHV, translated from the coding sequence ATGCTTGCGGGCGGTGGCACGGGCGGTCACGTGTTTCCGCTGATCGCGGTGGCGGACGAGCTCCGCCGCCTGGCGCCGGACGTGCGGGTCGTGTTCGTGGGTACGGAGCGCGGCATGGAAGTGAAGCTGGTGCCCGCCCGCGGTTACGAGCTCGAGCTGTTGTCCGTGTTGCCCATTCGCGGCTCCGGTGCGCTGGGTGCGGTCCGCGGAGTGTGGCGCGCTCTGAGAACGATCCCGGAAGCCAACCAGTTGCTCCGTCGTCACACGCCGCGGGCGGTGCTCAGCATCGGCGGTTACGCCGCCGGCCCGATCTCGGTCGCGGCGCGAGTGTCGCGCGTGCCGCTGGCGTTGATCGAACCCAACAGTGTGATGGGCCTCGCCAACCGCCTGACGGTTCCCCTCGTGCGCCGGGCCTACGTTGCGTTTCCGCGAGCCGAGCGCCATTTCGGTCGCGGCACGGCGCTCGCGACCGGCGTGCCGATCCGCGCTGGCTTCGAGCCGCGCGCGTACCGTCGCGGCGACGGACCGCTGTCGGTGCTCGTGATCGGCGGAAGCCAGGGTGCGAAGTCTCTGAACGAGACCGTGCCAGCCGCGCTCGCTCGGGTGAAGAGCTCACTTCAGGTAACGCACCAATGCGGCGCGGCCCACGTCGAGCAGGTGCGTGCCAGCTACGAGGCGGCGACGCCGTCGTTCGACTGGAACGTCACCCCCTTCATCGACGACATGCCGGCGACGCTCGCCAGTGCGGATCTCGTCATCAGCCGCGCGGGCGCCAGCGCCGTCAGCGAGATCGCCGCGGTTGGGCGCGCGGCGCTGTTCATTCCGTACCCCTTCGCTGCGGGAGATCATCAGCGGTACAACGCCGAGACCCTCGCCAGCGCCGGCGCCGCCGTCTCGGTCGCTGCGACTGACGCAACCGTCGAGCGCCTTGCGAACGAGATCGAGCGCATGGCCTCGGCCCCCAGCGTGCTCGAAGCCATGGCAGCGGCGGCCGCGAGCTGGGGTCGCCCCCCGCGGCCCGGGCCATCGCCCTCGATCTGCTCGAGCTCGCGGGCCTCGCTCCGGTCGGAATCAACGGCATCGATCGCGGAAAAATCTTCCGAAGCTGCCCGACGACGGTCCCAGCCGCTGCCTGGAGATGCCCGCATGAACGGCGCACGGCTCTCCATCTTCCCCGGCGATCGCTCCGCCCCTGCGGGAGGTCGCCATGTTTAG